Genomic segment of Sebastes fasciatus isolate fSebFas1 chromosome 3, fSebFas1.pri, whole genome shotgun sequence:
AAATAATTGCAagtgttgctctctctctctctctctctctctctctctctctcgctctctctctctctctctctctctcctgtaggTACATCCCGTACTGCTCCAGTGATGTGTGGAGCGGAGCCACACCGAAGACGGATCACAGTAAGACACAATAAATCAGCTGTGAGCTTGTGGATCTCATGTTCTAGCTATTTAAAGGCAGAGAAAAGGAGCGAGTGAGTGAACACACCAGAGACTACAGAGATAGAGATCTTACGATCTGGGAGCTCATTGTTTCGTTCAGTTTTCTGTGTCTTTGATGTGTGGCAGCTTCTTCTTTTAGCTCTTATATGAGCTATACAGTCTTGAACTTCCTCCCTAATTTTCGTCATGTCTGACATTTTGAAAACCCTCATTATATTGTGTTCGTGATAGACACTCGGCAGGTTTATgaataacataacacataagCTGTGCAGAGGAGGTATAGCACGAGACTTACAGGTATCCGTTTCCATGAAATCAAGATCAATTATTACTTTCAAAATGCCATAGCTTAAAACATAGTCACTAGttgacagtggtggaagaagtagtcAGATCCTTTATTtagagtaaaagtagaaataccacagtctaaaaatactccagtacaagtaaaaatcctgcattcaaaacattATTTAAGTAGAAttagaatattattattattatattattagcatcaaaatatacttaaagtaccaaaagtaaaatattttatcatgcagaatggctcctttcaaAGTGTCATATTATTAGAGAATATTATATTactctgtttttatcactaacgagcattttaatgttgtagttcatCAATGTGGATACTTACCTACTATACTACAATGTAGATTAGTAACAATAACTTTacatagcacctttcaaaaacaaagttAGTAGGAAGGGCTtctcaaaaaaaacatgataaaagtaACTATGATCCAAAAACTTAAGATATAAACaagataaaataatttaaatagttACATCAACATACCATCAGTTAAGAAGCTGTAGGAGTTTGCCTGCCTGAGATCCTAGtagtactgcatcatatcaaATAAGCgtatattttgtaaaaaaagtaAGTAGCAACTAATTATAGGTTTTAAAttaatatagtggagtaaaaagtacaataattcCCTCTGAGGTGTCGTGgattagaagtataaagtagcagaaaatggaaatactcaaagtaaagtacaagtatgtcgAAAGTGTacataagtacagtacttgagtaaaagtatttagttacattccacctctgCTAGTGGAGTATAATTCAATGTTATCAGTAAGGTACCACTTTGGAttaattaatgcattaacaaCCCTGTAAACTAAGCACATAAAAAACCTTAATAAAACACCTTAAAACATGATACCTTTTTAAATATACCCTTGTTAAttaataaacctttaaaattGAAAGTTTCTCTTTACCCAAAGTTTTCAGCAGCTGTATAATACTGCTGTAGAGTTAGTAGTCAAGTGTGGCTCTATGTTAACAAatcaaaaacatctttgttcTCAGGTGATTATGCGTTCATGGGCTCTCTGATCATTAAGGAGGTGGTGAACGAGCTGCTGACGAAAGGTCTGGACAACGCCAAGGTTCTGCTTCTGGCAGGAAGCAGGTCAGTTCaccatgtgtgtgggtgtgttgcctaccatgtgtgtgcgtgtgtgtttcatCAAAGACAATCGCTCAATAGCACCCTCTGATCCCACTCTTCCTGTCACCAGTGCGGGCGGTACCGGCGTCCTGCTGAACGTGGACCAGGTTGCAGAGCAACTGGAGTCGCAGGGCCACGGAGGAGTGCAGGTCCGGGGCCTGGCCGACTCCGGCTGGTTCCTGGACAACAAACAgtacaaattcacagactgccTGGACACCATCAGCTGTGCCCCCACTGAGGCCATAAAGAGAGGCATCAGGTAGGACAGGTGGATAGCAGAAAGCTGGTGTTAAAAGACAGGTGGATGGATTGTTGGGGTTGAGGGGGGGTTAAGAAGTTAGGGAGGAAGGTTCACAAGTAGTACAGATTTTGTTAAGTGATGATACTTTGCAGGTACTGGGGCGGTTTGGTGCCAGAGAGCTGCAGACAGACTCATGTGGGAGAGGAGTGGAACTGTTTCTTTGGATATAAAGTCTTCCCCACGATAAAAAGTGAGCAACATAAACACCCTGAGCTTCTCCACAAGGCTGACATATAGAGGATAAAGACAGAGAGGCTGGTGTGTCACTTAAAGTCTGACCTGCAGTGCATCCTCTCCCCTGTCTAGGCCCGGTATTCGTGGTGCAGTGGCTGTTTGACGAGGCCCAGCTGATGGTTGACAACATCCACCTGACCGGGCAGCCCATCCACGAGGGCCAGTGGAGGTACATACAGAACCTGGGACAGGAGCTGAGGAGCACGCTGCAAGACGCACCGTAagactgacaaacacacactcacacaagatACTGTAAATTAAGAAAGACAGTTTTGTTGACTGTGTGATTTTGTGTGTTGAATGACAGGGCGATGTTTGCTCCGGCCTGTCTGGCACACGGACTCATTACTAGAACGTAAGTAAATAAAACGTTGGACCTTTAAGGTTAACAATTGATTCAAACACTCTGCTGGTGAGTCAATACTCACCTTCATTAACTGGATGCTATCAGTTAGATACTTCAACCTTTGCTCTCCCTTAATCTTACACTTTACAATCAACTTTCTAttcatacaaaatataaaaaataacaggCAGTGAAGTCTGCTTTAAGCAGAATTAAATATCCAACAAGGTACTTCAACACATTGATGAAAACATCCTGTAGTGCAAATAAAGCAATGCTGCCCATTAATTCGCAGCattgtacttaaagggatagtttgggtgttttgagtGGTCTTGTAcgaggtacttatctatagtaggtatattacattttaagtagatgacggtcggcaccctcccagcttggagaaacagacaggagttaccacacggaagcaaagcgatgtactgctgtggacagagccggcagcaaaatgtattttagctacctaaaagaaagacacaCCTAAAACTAAATCAATATtactttaagtgtacgctatatttagaatattttcaccgctttacctttccgacaggaaactgaagccgttattaATGCTAAAGTCAcataatagcacaaacaaactaaccgatcgaggcagcggtgttctgcgaggtaaaattactgtttttttcaatgaaaaaacagtaaattgccgagagcatagataacggcttcagttccctgtcagaaacagactgtatagctgtctaatggcaaggtaaactggtgaaaatataataaatttaGCTAACACTTAAACCGATACCAAttgttttaggtggctaaaatacgttttgctgccggccccgtccacagcagtactaTCTCTTTAAGGGGATTGATACCATGGTGGTATACGTATATCATCACATCACCCAATTCTATCATAtagtattacattttaaatgaatcCTCATGACAGTGCccataatcatttaaaacaGTTAACAAAGATTGTATGCAGGTATCCAGATTGTACATTTCACATTGTAATAACTAATTCTTCGCTATGCGTCTTCCTGTCCCTGCAGCGACTGGATGGACATTCAGGTGAAAGGCACCTCCCTGCCCAGAGCCCTCCACTGCTGGGACCGAAGCCTCCAAGTCAACAACCAAATCAACGGCAGCAACTACAACCACCAAAAGCACAAGACCCCACCCGTGAGGGGCTGCCCTCTGCATTTGATCGACAGCTGCCCGTGGCCCCACTGTAATCCCTCCTGCCCGACTATTCGCGACCAGCTGACGGGACAGGAGATGAGCGTGATCCAGTTCCTGAAGCACATGGGCTTTGACGTGCAGAAGGTGGCCCAGCAGCAGGGGATGGACCCCAGGAAGCTGCTGGGCATGCTCAACAACGGGAGCTGAGCTGCTGTTCTTTAAAGCGCAGCAATGTTAGTGTAGCGTCAGTAAGCCATTCTGTGGAGAAGATACTGAGCATCAATGGAAGACAACAGGAACACGTAAAGCAGACCTCTAATGATAAGACTCAACTTTCTAAAAATATTGAACTCAAAAAACTCATAAGTGCCTGATGAGTTGAGTCAAATATAATGAAACCAGAACGTTTAGACACAACATATGGAATCACTTGTTTTAACATATAGacatataaatatactgtagacATGCTATTATTGTGAGGTGTACACAAATATAATGAAAAGtgggtacagtgtgtgtgtgtgtgtatatatatacagtaaatatgtatGTGCAGTAGAGACTGTCATGGTGGTAGTCTGAACTAGTTTTGATGGGAAAGATTGAAAACACCTCCCAGTTTGTGTTGTGAGGATTTGGTGCTCTCTTCTGTCAACATTAGCTATCACATTCAGAGATGCGTCTATGGTGCTGCTGTTTCTACCCTTCaccaaatatgctgctttttctaattttggaaaaataataatttaatggGTAATATTTACTAATAAAAGGTACAGAGATTAAGATTATTACTTTGTTCTTCAGGGTActtaaaagtgaaaaaaaaaaatatttttctactGAAAATAtcttttatgtgtcttataGTTAGTTACTGTTACAGTGTCTTcatacattttacttttttatttgcatgtttgtgaaaaaaatactttctaTACTATATGTAACCACAAGTACTATAAGTGCTAATAGTATAAGTTATATCCATATTATTTTTCAGGCTGTCGAGTTTGTAACATGTTTTTTCTTGTGCTGCTGTAGTAGTGCCCACACCTTATATAAGCAcgaataaatacaaatacatgcTGATatgataaaaacatattttaatcgcTACAGTATGACAACACAATGGCAGTTATCACCCTAAAGGAGCAATTCAGAAAACAAAATGGAAAAGTCATTTCCAGTATTATCATACTCGCACCCACAGCATCCAAAGTTTAACTACTGTACAACATACATACtgataaaattatttttttaaattaaaagcattaacaaaacattgtagactacatacagttttttttgcaggagaaataataataaaaaacacagttGTTCACAGTTGATATGAAAGTGCTTTTCCGAGAGATGACTGAAGTCCATTTTAAACTGATGAACATCGGTTATACTGTCCGTCTGTAACATTTAACTTCCTACAGTTTGAGTTCAGGCGTTTCATCTCTAAACAGAACTGTATAAAGCAGACAGCTTTGTTTCACCTTATATTTCCACTTGGTTTGTTTTGCTTCACTACAATCGCTCCAGCCAATAAAATCCTGACCAAATTGAAAATGCATATTACATTTGAATTTGGTCATATTTACAGTGGTCCTTCCCTGTTGTTATTCCAGTTATAGCCGTGCTGGCTTAAGATTTCTCCAGACCTCAGTGCTCATAGAATTGAGGAGGCTTGTTGACTGGAGGTTGGGATCTCAACACCCGGAGTCctacagggaaaaaaaacacaggaggtAAGAGTAGACCAGGGTATATAGAGATTGTTTTAGCTAGGGATACACCGATACAATTTTTTCAgtccgatagcgatacctgggctttgggtatcggccgataccgagtaccgatcccagtgtttaattaataagctgtatgcctcactgtgtggaagtgactgagatcattcttttatgtgtaaggtaacatcaggcttgacttaaacatcgctttcctaacaaataaatacatagatatacatttactgaattgttatttattattaaaataaattgtacaacagcaacttggtaaaaaatcttcaaaattaacaggaattacaattcaagtaaacctttttaatgcagcaacaaactggtcaaaagttaaacaggaattaaagttccagaataaaatgtatatagtatataaacatagaactgaattgaacaGATCGActccattgtcactgatacccgatccagctactTGAGTGAGTATCGGCTTGATATCCGTGCATCCTTAGTTTTAGCTTCAGACAAAAACAGCTTTTGtaaagcagcagagcagcaaagACTGACCTGACTTATGAGTCTTCGTCCGGGGGTTCGTTTTTGCTCGTGGATAGACTGAAGGCGAGTGATCAGAAACTTCTTATCCTCTCCCTCCTGAGCAGAGAGGTGAAAAGAGGACGGTGAACCAGATTaatcaaaaagaaaatctttatgacagagagaaacagagctgtatatacagtatgtaggtgATGTCTTACATTTTCTATCTGCTCCTGTAGTAAGTTGATGATCTTCCTCTGACCGTCCAGCACCTGACTGTGGAAGTAGATGACGATCCTGATGGAAAGAAACGACAGAGTGACTAAACAACACTGATCTCAATAATAGCGCAGTGTGATAGTTTACTGCTGCTTGCTTTATGACAGATACAGCACATACTGACTCTGATCTGCCTGAACACTGGACCACCGTGCTGCagctgtgtttatgtgtgtgtgtgtgtgtgtgtgtgtgtgtgtgtgtgtacactcacAGGAAGATGCCTGCTGCCACAAACAGGAAGAGAGGGTTTTCCACCAAGTAGGAGTGAGCCCTGGCCACCACAGAGAAGTTGGGATTAtctttttccagctcttccaCCCACCGCTTCCCCGCCTGGAACATCGTTTTGAGCCCGCGGAACGGACCGCACGATGAGGAGGGTGTGATGCTGAGGACAGCAGACGGATGTTGAGACTGAATGTGTCAAACTGCTCGCAGTACAGAGTCACATGGGACTCTTCATTTATTTGACCTTTCTCTGAGGTGAATTTTACCATTGCCATGATTGGCAAGTGTCCAATAAAATCCGCTCAGACAGTTAACAGTTCAAAGGGGACATAtcaatttcaggttcatatttgtactTTGGGTTCCTacgagaacatgtttacatgctttaaatgttcaaaaaacacattatttttctcgtactgtctgtctgaatgtacctctattcaccctctgtctgaaacactccgttttagcgcctgtctctttaagaccccctcttgaaaaaagcccagtctgctccgaTTGGCTTGCAAAAAAATATggcgcacctttgcaaaggtagttctcaagctgtgggtggagATACTCAGACGGGGGGGAGGTGTATTCTAATGTAATGAgagtgcacaagcactgaaaaagtgagtttttcatgatatgtcccctttaacccCTCATCTAAATCAGTACAAAAAGTATATTAAACTACAGGTATCCATAGCAACAGTACCTTTGCTTGACACTATGTTGACAGTTAACTCTCACTTGTCAAACAGATATGACAATGGGTTAAAATGAATGATGGTTTGAGCACAACCTAACTTTGTATCTATGTTAAGCAGCCAATGGTATAATAGTGGGTTCACATAAAGAACCGGAGCGCTGTGCTTTGTTAGTTAACAAGTGGTTTACTATAtagctctgtctgtctgcatgtgtgtgtgtgtgtgtgtgtgtgtgtgtgtgtacctccaCATGGTGTATGTGACACACACAGTGGCACCGAGGAAAGAGGGGAAGCAGAGAAGAGTGATGAAGACGGTGGTCATCTGGCTGACCCTGTATGGCTTCCAGGGGGCCTGACAGTTCATCATCACGCTGCTCTGTGGGGAGAGAAAACACAGgctggggtcaaaggtcactgccTTGAAATCTGAAGCTGTCTAATAGGCGGCGGGTTTCTAAAGGCACACCACTACAGAAGATAATTTCAACCATAACATTAAAAAAGAACAGGGGAAATGAaaggatttattattataaaatgaacTGTCCAAATgtttaagcttttattttgagcaTTTCAATTCAAATGTTTCCATTTAAGCACCTTTTTAACGTAGAAGAGCAGCAAGAGTTTGACAATCTGTGCTGCTGGCAGGAGAGGACTGAAGAGAACGCCCAacctgaaaaacacaaagttcATGGTCATTACACCGAAACTATTTGACTTTCCTGATCAGAACTGTGTGTACGTCTTTAACAGTGAGTTTGGTACCAGGCTAACGTCTGTCCATATATGAGATCAAGGACATTCTTGGCGATATCAAACACtggtttcctcctcctcttcagcaCTTTCTCAGAAAACAGCCTGCAGACAACAGGAGGAAGTGAGTTTATAGGCTCATGTGTTTTAAGTGAGAATGAATTTTAAAAACTTAATGCAACCTCTgctacaaaaaaaagcaaatatcaCCTCCAAAGAAACTCTCCAAACAAGGTGTCCAGTAGAGTGAAGATGAAGTCCATGAGTAGGAAACGATAAAGCTCCTGGCCAACAAAACTCTCCCAGCACTGGAGACAATATTTTCAAAACAGAGCACAGAGTCGGCCATTGAAGAAACACCACACTGAGCAActcaaataataaaaatcattaATATTCCTTAACACAGCTGTGAGGAAAAAAGGTGTCTGCTCTTGTAGTATGAAAGTGAAAATGATGTCCCAtcccatttatttatgttaCCTTCAGTCCAATACTTCCAGGGTCAGCAGCCACCCGACCCAGCCAGTGGTAGCACAGGACTCCAAGCACGCTTACTTTCAACATCAAGTTTCTGGAAACgcaaacagaaaacaacatgTTACCAACCAAAACCATCAGTTCTGCATTTTCTTAAAGTCTGACATCTGTGAACTCACAACGTGCAGTTCCTCTGCTCATACCTGCTGATGGCGACGTATGTGCGCACAGAAGGTGAGTTGTAGTCTTCCATCCAGGCTGCGAGGTTGAACAGGCCGGGCAGCAGCAGGTTGATGAGGGACACCACCACGGGGAGAGCCAGCAGGCTGGCCTCATTCAACAAGAGGTTCTCGGTGGTATTACGAGAACTTTTCTGGTGGTTCTGTTGGGGAGAGAGAACGAGAGCTAGACATTGTGCTCTTTAATATTACTGCTGGCTGTTCTGTCATCTTCCAGCTGTGAAATGACTCCTTAAATGCTATTTATATTTCCCACTTTTCTGTTAGTCTACTGCTTTTAACAATGATAGCACTGATGTGAGCCAGCATGCGTGTTGATACTACCACTAGGAGTCACCAGCAATCCTTTAGGGGCTTTAAAATCAAGCAGCAAGAGATGTTAAGATGGtactgttttttatatatagcaAGCATGCAGCCAATAACGGCCAACATACTGAAACTGCGGAAACTTTAAGGCCCCGCTAGAGCCTCGAATATCAGTATGTCATCTCACAGGGCTTTACAGGCCCAACCGTTTGTAAAGAAAACAAGACGGTTATACTCATAGAATTGCCGCTATATGACGGCATCAGCATCACAATGATGATAGGGATGgtgtttgaaatgaatgacgAGTACTCCTACTACTGTATGAAGCACGTGCAGATGCCCCCCCTCGTCTGGTGGGAGGGGCTTAGGACAGAGAGGGGTGAGGGGAGAGCTGCAGGATGAGGGCTGGATTTCCAAATTCTGGCTTTTTTCCCCCAGAAAACTGCCTACCCTGGGCTAccacttgaatcacaatatgctgaaaggttaattaatttttgcccaatgacgccaaaaatgaaCTGCCTCCCCCAGCTTtaactcaactttttacagagaggatgaggaagaaAGCAAGGAGTATCAaggcagatagctcccatctTCTTTTCAGCCACTTTGAGCTCCGGGAGGTGCTATAGAGTCAAAGTGACTGCGTAGATCTAAGCCACAGACACTCAtatgaactgttttaatgtgtaatgtgatCTGTCtatgcatttgttttttgctAACTGCTTGTCTGCTTTTGAAAAACAACAACCGTTGTTTCCTTTGTTTGGTGAGCGGAAAACATATTTgcaccctggtggacaataaagatatattgtattgtattgtatgaaTGGCTGCTTAAAGAACCATAAAGACCAAAGACTGCGTAAGAAATACAGGCTGAAGTCTGACTACTCACCAATAAAGATGTTGATCCTTGTTGACTTTGGACCATGATACCACCCCGCTTCACCTCGTGCATGAATTCAGAGAAGTAGTAAATAGCAAGCACACAGGCAGTGGTGCTTGCTATGCAGATAGACCATGCCAGGCCATGAACCATCAGTCTCCCCAGCTTCTGGCATCTAGTGTTCAGGACATGCTCATGATTCACCTCTGCTAGCAGCTCCTGGAGAGAGTGGagggaggacagacagagacagagagacagagagagaggaacagaggaggaaTATTATGAGGGACGAAGAAGGAAAAGATCACATTCCTGTCTGCCAATTATGTGTCAGAAAAGGAGATGAGAGGGAggatgtgtttttgtaaattcaggtgtgtgtgtgtgtgtgtgtgtgtgtgtttacatgtacCTTGAGCTGAGTGCAGATATTCTCAGACATGAGTTTGACAGACGTTTTCTTAATGACCTTGAAGTCCCAGGAGCAGAGGACCTTCATGGCCAAGATACTGTGAGATTTGTCGATTCGGAAGCTCTGACCAAACGACTTTGACATGCTGTTGGGAAATTTCACATTAGCATGCTTTCtgacatattattattacatttaaaaccagTTATGTTAGTACAGTTTGTGTTGTGACATGCTTTTTTTATCTTCATTAAAAAACACTGTACCTGTACACGAGAATGATACATGTGGTGAAGAAAGCCACTACTATGGTGAAAAAGTATGCAAGTGGCATGCTGTAAGGGAGGTGCTTCGACACACAGTCCGGCCTAATTCCATTGAACACAGAGACATTCTGCCCTCCGCCATCGTCACTGCAGCCTTTATTCTGTGTGTAGTTAGAGTAGTAGCCATAGTACATCACTGTGTCTGAGAAATAGCCCTGAGACAAAATGAGATAGAGAGACAGTCATTTATGCAAGAACGTACATTTGCTTCAACTTTATTATACCTGGTACAAAGCGAACATGATTATTTACATAATTAGTATAGTTTTAGACTTAAATGATCCTCTCCAGactatttaaatacatttaaaaaattgaTTTGAATAATTTATTTGTGTCTGGATTGGTTATTCACAAagatcttcctcttcttcatcattgAAAAATCCAGAATCTATGAATATGCAAGTAttgtttatttcaaaagttgaaCTGCTGGACACAACATGTCTCCTACTTCACTGAAAAGTCCATTCTCAGTGgatcaagggacacctttgaatatggccatgccagtttttgctcgccaaaatttagcgcaagtgtcgagagttatttagcctccttcgcgacaagctagtatgacatggttggtaccaatgaattctttaggttttttagttttatatgatgcctgtatcttcactctagttttaaaaatcagcccgctacaacctccatgAGATTGAATGGCAGCCGGGCCCGACAGCGGCCCGTCAGATTTTTAAgtggttaattaaaaatcgcaagttgcattaatgttcTAACGTTATAAAAATTAGTGGTATTAAAACGTGTTTGCATTAACActttattatcgtgttaactttgacagccctggtaagTTGCATATTGAACCATAATTGTTTTCCaaacagggttggaaattagcaccggccaccagccaaatgctggtaaaaatataagtggctgctagattttcTTCACTCAGCAGCCAAAAAAATCCAACTCTATGGagtgccacagtggcaggtggacaaaaaaggtAATTTCCAACACTATTTCCAAACTAGttatgatgtcacaaaatcCTGCTCGTACGAACACGTGTTAAACTGAGATTTATGGGCacagagaaaatgtgaaaaaaaaatccttctaGTGTCAAAACATTCTGTACAGTGAAGCTCAAATATCCCGAGTGAAATAACAATAAGCAAATAAATGTTTAGTGGAGGGGGACTTTAACTTAATCTGTTTAAAGATGGCTTTGTGATTGGAAACTCATCATGCAGGTCTAAAGTTTCTGAACACGATGTGGTCAGTGTTTTCTAAAAGCCGAGGTCTAATAGGGTGTGAGAGGAGTCGCAACAACATGTCACCACAGCACATAGCTCACCGCTCCAGTGAGGAGCTCCAGTCCAGAGAAGGAGCGTCTCCCCTCGGCCAGCACTGGAGGGTGCACTGCTTGAGGCAGCACCAACAAGGCACACATCaccaggaacaggaacaggttGAAGAAGAGTAGGGTCTTAATGAACAGGAAGTACGAGAGGACGCCAGTGCCGAAACGCCCGCTCACTCTCTTGAGCGCCACTTGCCACAGATGGAGGGAGTGCAGGAAGGACAGCCAACTGTACCAACTCTGTCTTGCACCCTGGGAGGAGAAAGTGTGGGAGACCAGGGGGGAGAGAAAATCACTGTAATCTCTAAATCAAGAATCacttttatgtattattatcaagaaaaaggaaaataatgacACAGAAACCTATCCATGTTCGACTGAAAATGCCTCACAATGCAGCAGTACAATTCCAGGCAAAGTGTacacacaggtttgttgtttaacttttgcaACCCGGAAATGTGTCATGTGTCACACCCTCAGAGCCTTAAATGCTTGGGCAACAGAGCGAGTGCACTTGATAACAACAGCTACAGGAAATACCCACTCACACCATCTCACAGCCTCAAAGCAAAAATGTCTTGTGCTATCTTTTtacgtgtgtgtttctgtgtgctatttattatttgaaagaATTGATATTAATTTACACATCTTTAAGAACTCACAGCACACCTTATGTATACAGCTAGTCAACAATGTACAATCATGAGGTCATTATGTCTGTCTAGACAGATGATGTGAGGACTACGTATAAGGAAGGAACCACAAACCGAAACTGTCACAATGTTCCCACTGTGGCCAAAGAGCAAAGCTACGTACTCAATCAACTACATGTCACTCAATCAAATGTAGCAGGATGACTGACTAAATGGatagttttataaatgtttatttttattgcttcttatattttattgtattatatttcatgtgtctttttatatttactatagggctgtcaatcgattaaaaatatttaatcgtgattaatcgcatgattaagcagatttgatctgttcaaaatgtatggagatttgtcaacttGCCCAACttaggcaaatatgcttgctttatgtaaatgtatctatatatttatattggaaatcaattaacaacacaaaacaatgacacatattgtccagaaaccctcacaggtactgcatttagcataaaaaatatgctcaaatcataacatggcaaact
This window contains:
- the notum1b gene encoding inactive palmitoleoyl-protein carboxylesterase notum1b, which translates into the protein MQGRVVVRSRAGMSAVRSCVLLLFIHMSAPVEARRVTGGRAQSRRVQQQQQQPPEQQQPLEQHREQSRVEGAESFPLDFTAVEGNMDNFMVQIKNLAQSLYPCSAQKLDQDMKLHFLQNASVTCNDGSAAGYYIKESKGSKRWLLFLEGGWYCFSKQTCDSRYETRRRLMSSTKWPQTRTETGILSPQPEENPHWWNANMVYIPYCSSDVWSGATPKTDHSDYAFMGSLIIKEVVNELLTKGLDNAKVLLLAGSSAGGTGVLLNVDQVAEQLESQGHGGVQVRGLADSGWFLDNKQYKFTDCLDTISCAPTEAIKRGIRYWGGLVPESCRQTHVGEEWNCFFGYKVFPTIKSPVFVVQWLFDEAQLMVDNIHLTGQPIHEGQWRYIQNLGQELRSTLQDAPAMFAPACLAHGLITRTDWMDIQVKGTSLPRALHCWDRSLQVNNQINGSNYNHQKHKTPPVRGCPLHLIDSCPWPHCNPSCPTIRDQLTGQEMSVIQFLKHMGFDVQKVAQQQGMDPRKLLGMLNNGS
- the tmc6b gene encoding transmembrane channel-like protein 6b isoform X1 — translated: MARNVGFDLNHPLVEAGLESPVDEEGVHDSFSQLIEEQSQNGGLSDAFELQEIQRQLDEEDRDNVASLSSPGHEFRGNRNVRSDVKWEDDESQADPLLGERWSSATMKILSSMPSRTIGRSRGAIISQYYNRTMQLRRRKQSRPAIRDFSHSARPSIRGYGMEADSMDAEGAGMSKRERLVNNLQNLSASDRIRMLRAMPLNLAEKSELRSLALQKEKRIHSGRQIPCCSRLKYYIIIGARQSWYSWLSFLHSLHLWQVALKRVSGRFGTGVLSYFLFIKTLLFFNLFLFLVMCALLVLPQAVHPPVLAEGRRSFSGLELLTGAGYFSDTVMYYGYYSNYTQNKGCSDDGGGQNVSVFNGIRPDCVSKHLPYSMPLAYFFTIVVAFFTTCIILVYSMSKSFGQSFRIDKSHSILAMKVLCSWDFKVIKKTSVKLMSENICTQLKELLAEVNHEHVLNTRCQKLGRLMVHGLAWSICIASTTACVLAIYYFSEFMHEVKRGGIMVQSQQGSTSLLNHQKSSRNTTENLLLNEASLLALPVVVSLINLLLPGLFNLAAWMEDYNSPSVRTYVAISRNLMLKVSVLGVLCYHWLGRVAADPGSIGLKCWESFVGQELYRFLLMDFIFTLLDTLFGEFLWRLFSEKVLKRRRKPVFDIAKNVLDLIYGQTLAWLGVLFSPLLPAAQIVKLLLLFYVKKSSVMMNCQAPWKPYRVSQMTTVFITLLCFPSFLGATVCVTYTMWSITPSSSCGPFRGLKTMFQAGKRWVEELEKDNPNFSVVARAHSYLVENPLFLFVAAGIFLIVIYFHSQVLDGQRKIINLLQEQIENEGEDKKFLITRLQSIHEQKRTPGRRLISQDSGC
- the tmc6b gene encoding transmembrane channel-like protein 6b isoform X2, whose product is MARNVGFDLNHPLVEAGLESPVDEEGVHDSFSQLIEEQSQNGGLSDAFELQEIQRQLDEEDRDNVASLSSPGHEFRGNRNVRSDVKWEDDESQADPLLGERWSSATMKILSSMPSRTIGRSRGAIISQYYNRTMQLRRRKQSRPAIRDFSHSARPSIRGYGMEADSMDAEGAGMSKRERLVNNLQNLSASDRIRMLRAMPLNLAEKSELRSLALQKEKRIHSGRQIPCCSRLKYYIIIGARQSWYSWLSFLHSLHLWQVALKRVSGRFGTGVLSYFLFIKTLLFFNLFLFLVMCALLVLPQAVHPPVLAEGRRSFSGLELLTGAGYFSDTVMYYGYYSNYTQNKGCSDDGGGQNVSVFNGIRPDCVSKHLPYSMPLAYFFTIVVAFFTTCIILVYSMSKSFGQSFRIDKSHSILAMKVLCSWDFKVIKKTSVKLMSENICTQLKELLAEVNHEHVLNTRCQKLGRLMVHGLAWSICIASTTACVLAIYYFSEFMHENHQKSSRNTTENLLLNEASLLALPVVVSLINLLLPGLFNLAAWMEDYNSPSVRTYVAISRNLMLKVSVLGVLCYHWLGRVAADPGSIGLKCWESFVGQELYRFLLMDFIFTLLDTLFGEFLWRLFSEKVLKRRRKPVFDIAKNVLDLIYGQTLAWLGVLFSPLLPAAQIVKLLLLFYVKKSSVMMNCQAPWKPYRVSQMTTVFITLLCFPSFLGATVCVTYTMWSITPSSSCGPFRGLKTMFQAGKRWVEELEKDNPNFSVVARAHSYLVENPLFLFVAAGIFLIVIYFHSQVLDGQRKIINLLQEQIENEGEDKKFLITRLQSIHEQKRTPGRRLISQDSGC